Proteins from a single region of Mytilus trossulus isolate FHL-02 chromosome 2, PNRI_Mtr1.1.1.hap1, whole genome shotgun sequence:
- the LOC134708078 gene encoding uncharacterized protein LOC134708078, which yields MAFNPDDTFSEFLEFCKPYLEQQKSTELIKLLQKRFSDCQEKFKNSSDFADLTEITCAKIESDSKNIFIHLRDFLAELKSKQIDKKRKREATLHDEFDAPSPKSSKGETSDVDSDGGWNMFIRKTATDCKKDGSEYLELNKTKEVISNQEEQMCITIDDSDEEDTESSAVNLTVKKLQNSSSKQPDKSSVQKIDMKVQNHAKNNSHTNKLKLVQSTSKTQAIITSTTNSCNSGLIQKLHNTIDSCYSPAQSQKQQKLVTNTQLTESDKSVNKCSNKKPLNDIETIVLDDDDEDEDKMEDRNEIQNIKRTDNNLTSVNHEKTIRNKESSPPNTKVKKVCKTIDTVNKAQDPVTTEPIRIQIIEKETEVKQLTDKETNHIVEEVKGPEQKTDACTQQKIQSSPKVETSEEAKSECKTAELINDNDESQISEDCQVVISNHVDKAQKETSVRVTELNVQKASGTKKSDIPEDKPISSLIERNENSESENQEAKKEENGTGISEIPNDQQVAKEICNDEHAAKETPNDQHAAKENDNVENVEAGNGSVANVDKQDEQKAEKTKTGSKKQIARLEKLLEDLRNKIEGLKEKEVTLDEMDDECSSYILEDKYQQKFVKVWKKICELKNKSAATGRPIERRFKYSGTRYPEINRKLEKFVNKRKEFPDYHDVKAVITKVNQDKKIGLGTTAIERLAREAFLDVGESLQKRRRQDLAYTSAGHVKAVDKLTEDPASNDPELKKKLNENRKHYKEKMEQVMKKYSDIATATEPDEEENQSEEEDEEEETSQNIDVPEITTILEDRGSPVLEILEEVSPITCRSQDRDTDHSDIEMETGSFIIETDNAEEFSTGTDYSSITEEKTSGDEDATGSPAVLWEIDEDSISKVEIPDKSVCYVDLGSPVQIHSASVENISIHQNSEIISERQSHNSNDEDEEECPILYTAVKIDDFEKEASLKNDDNSAKSKVKTLSVDLTKSKSRVRILTGDDDLFEMSGVEEMSDSDEDNSNCCNEISGIIDRIGSPVKDNSDLHENELHKQKENLKQKSSSSSDPNKFEKDCSVCNIPEDKGDKLTLIDKLCLCVRSEQVKNKVKNLIHFPQSDKEKNMEKESIAKDNHYISDQSVKPISDSLKNLKDKNLLISKSADRKVLSLKISRNKAENILHDSMEQGKNDNGKGNCYNSKDLSSNDLDGNSEAVAEVKVTKSMGVLKTPLVDVPSRSLDSVRDSGGIIELDSVKDSEGNSELDSFRDSEGIIELSLGGSLESIESIQETLEVDEETEILTKPCDSENHNSLSKTSPFFKIVGVTSIDLDEYNTDSSDNVIGNTDSSNNPAGNTSNSKHSVFETDTPENPVRTKTKVVEYAKPPSEKSKSSNKITSLFGKVDKITNFLSGRVEQNSKQTCSSSKQTDSIPQHAQNMVSKKITGAQSIDLDKSKLKATESDNAGSSVSDFKASDNKKKESKIFNKEKWNKDFVKKSFSKLKGKLSLEKTNITNSESSDGKLSLGKKNITDSESSDEGDDIQIIQEENMDRASKNEEEIIVLSDSD from the exons ATGGCTTTCAACCCAGATGATACCTTTTCAGAG TTTTTAGAGTTTTGTAAACCTTACTTAGAACAACAGAAATCTACAGAACTGATTAAATTACTGCAGAAAAGATTTAGTGACTGTCaagagaaatttaaaaattcttcagACTTTGCAGATTTGACTGAAATTACCTGTGCCAAAATAGAAAGTgatagtaaaaatatatttattcatcttAGAGATTTTCTTGCTGAGTTAAAGTCTAAGCAGATtgacaaaaaaaggaaaagggaGGCAACTCTTCATGATGAATTTGATGCCCCAAGTCCTAAATCTTCTAAAGGAGAGACAAGTGATGTTGATAGTGATGGGGGTTGGAATATGTTTATTAGAAAGACTGCAACTGATTGCAAAAAAGATGGATCAGAATATTTAGAactcaataaaacaaaagaagtcATTTCAAATCAAGAGGAACAAATGTGTATAACTATAGATGATAGTGACGAGGAGGACACAGAAAGTAGTGCTGTGAATTTAACAGTCAAGAAATTACAAAATAGTTCATCCAAACAACCTGACAAATCCAGTGTTCAAAAAATAGATATGAAAGTACAAAATCATGCCAAAAACAACTCTCACACAAATAAGCTCAAATTGGTGCAAAGCACTTCAAAGACTCAGGCCATCATCACATCAACTACAAATTCATGCAACTCAGGTCTCATACAAAAGTTACACAATACTATTGACAGTTGTTACTCTCCTGCTCAAagtcaaaaacaacaaaagctTGTTACAAATACACAGTTGACAGAATCTGATAAATCTGTGAACAAATGTTCAAACAAGAAACCCCTGAATGACATTGAAACTATTGTATTAGACGATGATGATGAAGATGAGGATAAAATGGAAGATaggaatgaaattcaaaacataaaaaggaCTGATAACAATCTGACTTCAGTAAATCACGAGAAGACTATTAGAAACAAAGAATCTAGTCCTCCAAACACAAAGGTGAAGAAAGTTTGTAAAACTATAGACACAGTGAATAAAGCACAAGATCCTGTTACTACAGAACCAATAAGAATACAAATCATTGAAAAGGAGACAGAAGTAAAACAATTAACAGACAAAGAAACAAATCATATTGTGGAGGAAGTTAAAG GTCCTGAACAGAAAACAGACGCATGCACCCAACAGAAAATTCAAAGTAGTCCCAAAGTTGAAACTTCAGAGGAAGCAAAATCAGAATGTAAGACAGCTGAACTTATAAATGATAACGACGAAAGTCAAATATCAGAAGACTGTCAGGTGGTGATATCAAATCATGTAGATAAGGCACAGAAAGAAACTAGTGTGAGAGTTACAGAATTAAATGTTCAGAAAGCATCTGGAACAAAGAAGTCTGACATTCCTGAAGACAAGCCTATCAGTTCTTTGattgaaagaaatgaaaattcagagagtgaAAACCAAGAGGCAAAAAAAGAAGAGAACGGAACAG GCATCAGTGAAATTCCAAATGATCAGCAAGTAGCAAAAGAAATTTGCAATGATGAGCATGCAGCAAAAGAAACTCCAAATGATCAGCATGCAgcaaaagaaaatgacaatgtagaaaatgttgaagCAGGAAATGGATCTGTAGCAAATGTAGACAAACAAGATGAACAGAAAGCAGAAAAGACTAAAACGGgttcaaaaaaacaaatagctAGACTTGAAAAACTACTAGAG GATTTGAGAAATAAGATAGAAGGACTTAAAGAGAAGGAGGTAACCCTTGATGAAATGGATGATGAGTGTTCTTCATATATTTTGGAAGACAAGTACCAACAAAAGTTTGTCAAAgtatggaaaaaaatatgtgaactGAAGAATAAATCAGCAGCCACTGGTCGTCCTATTGAAAGAAGGTTTAAATATTCag GGACACGTTACCCAGAGATAAACAGGAAGCTGGAGAAATTTGTCAACAAAAGAAAGGAATTTCCAGATTATCATGATGTCAAAGCTGTCATTACCAAAGTTAATCAAGACAAAAAGATTGGTTTAGG aaCTACAGCAATTGAGAGATTAGCAAGAGAAGCTTTCTTAGATGTAGGAGAATCTCTTCAGAAGAGACGACGACAAGATTTGGCATACACCTCAGCTGGTCATGTTAAGGCTGTTGATAA ACTAACAGAAGATCCTGCTTCAAATGACCCTGAGCTGAAGaaaaagttaaatgaaaatagaaaacattACAAAGAGAAAATGGAACAG GTGATGAAGAAATATTCTGATATCGCTACAGCTACTGAACCCGATGAAGAAGAGAACCAATCAGAAGAGGAAGATGAGGAGGAGGAAACCAGTCAGAACATTGATGTACCAGAAATAACTACAA tccTTGAAGACAGAGGAAGTCCAGTATTAGAAATCTTAGAGGAGGTATCGCCTATCACATGTAGGTCACAAGACAGGGATACAGATCATTCTGACATTGAAATGGAAACAGGTTCTTTTATTATTGAAACTGATAATGCTGAAGAATTTTCTACAGGAACAGACTATAGTTCAATCACTGAAGAAAAGACATCTGGTGATGAAGATGCAACAGGAAGTCCAGCGGTATTATGGGAAATTGATGAAGATAGTATCAGTAAGGTTGAAATTCCTGACAAATCAGTGTGTTATGTAGATTTAGGCAGCCCCGTTCAGATTCACTCAGCTTCtgttgaaaatatttcaattcatCAAAATTCAGAAATCATTTCTGAAAGACAATCTCACAATTCAAACGATGAGGACGAGGAAGAATGTCCAATTTTGTACACTGCAGTTAAAATTGATGACTTTGAAAAAGAAGCAAGCTTGAAAAATGATGATAACTCAGCCAAAAGCAAAGTAAAAACTTTATCTGTAGATCTAACTAAAAGTAAAAGCAGAGTAAGGATATTAACTGGGGATGATGATTTGTTTGAAATGTCTGGTGTAGAAGAAATGTCAGACTCGGATGAAGACAACAGTAATTGCTGTAATGAAATATCTGGAATAATAGATAGGATAGGTTCACCAGTCAAAGATAATTCTGACttacatgaaaatgaattacataaacaaaaagaaaatttaaagcaaaaatcCAGCAGTTCTTCAGAtccaaataaatttgaaaaggatTGTTCTGTTTGCAATATACCGGAAGACAAGGGAGATAAATTGACGCTTATTGATAAATTGTGTTTATGTGTGAGGTCAGAACAGGTGAAAAATAAGGTCaaaaatttgatacattttcCTCAAagtgataaagaaaaaaacatggaaAAGGAAAGTATAGCGAAAGACAATCATTATATTTCTGACCAAAGTGTAAAACCAATTTCAGattctttgaaaaatttaaaagataaaaatctattaatttcaaaaagtgcAGATCGTAAAGTTTTATCTTTGAAAATTAGCAGAAATAAAGCAGAAAATATTCTTCATGATTCAATGGAACAAGGAAAAAATGATAATGGAAAAGGGAATTGCTACAATTCAAAAGACTTGTCATCCAATGACCTTGATGGTAACTCTGAAGCAGTAGCAGAAGTAAAGGTCACCAAATCAATGGGGGTATTGAAAACCCCTTTGGTTGATGTACCAAGTCGGTCATTAGATTCAGTTAGAGATTCAGGAGGTATTATTGAGTTGGATTCAGTTAAAGACTCAGAAGGTAATAGTGAGTTAGATTCATTTAGAGATTCAGAAGGTATCATTGAGTTATCGCTTGGAGGATCTTTAGAGAGTATTGAAAGTATTCAAGAAACATTAGAAGTAGATGAAGAaactgaaattttaacaaagcCATGTGATTCAGAAAATCATAATTCATTGTCAAAGACAAGTCCATTCTTTAAAATTGTTGGTGTGACTAGTATTGATCTAGATGAATATAACACTGACTCTTCTGACAATGTTATTGGGAACACTGATTCTTCCAACAATCCTGCTGGAAACACCAGTAACTCAAAGCATTCCGTATTTGAAACTGATACTCCAGAGAATCCTGTAAGAACTAAGACAAAGGTAGTGGAATATGCAAAACCTCCCTCAGAAAAATCTAAATCTAGTAATAAGATTACAAGTTTATTTGGTAAAGTGGACAAAATTACTAATTTCTTATCTGGAAGAGTAGAACAGAACTCTAAACAGACATGCAGCTCATCTAAACAGACAGATTCAATACCTCAGCATGCTCAAAATATGGTCTCAAAGAAAATTACTGGTGCTCAATCTATAGATCTTGATAAGTCCAAATTAAAAGCTACAGAATCAGACAATGCAGGTTCTTCTGTATCTGATTTTAAAGCTAGTGACAATAAAAAGAAAGAGagcaaaatatttaacaaagagaAGTGGAATAAAgactttgtaaaaaaatctttttctaaattaaaaggGAAATTATCTTTAGAAAAAACGAACATAACTAACTCAGAAAGCAGTGACGGGAAATTATCTTTAGGAAAAAAGAACATTACTGATTCAGAAAGCAGTGACGAAGGAGATGATATCCAAATTATTCAGGAAGAAAACATGGATAGGGCTTCAAAGAATGAAGaagaaattattgttttgtcCGACTCTGACTaa
- the LOC134708077 gene encoding uncharacterized protein LOC134708077 encodes MLKLGVLTFFVVCFVNGQLTDKTRTPNASGSDVVEAVVNLIREACIFPNDKLYLRRLAYVESMDGLEANTYRPNYYGGIWQIDQDMFQQIATAKVLDDAKKMIKQSIGIDWSKVQWVDLAKPLYSGLAAALFTLLKAGNNGIPRGIEYQANFWVNTSRPGQLANVFFTKSNKLETGCKRTNALDLVFALDSSTSLAPQDFDVAKQFVKSIVDSFEISSDKTQVGVIRFSTTVDGGFNLNQHTSADGLKKAIDGVQYKSGGTHTAEAIEYAINNLFTTTNGARLGSSKILILVTDGRSENGVETLRQAAAAKAKGISIFAIGVTAQVVERELNAVASQPTCTHVQILNSFADLDSLKAEIEQVSCKAPAVLTPNKYVYGCNSDVAVQILPNVKAGTTVTVMVDEGQVNVYGSLATSNPNAIINDFNSLATLSASTSFFIKGDKTVSLAFVSNKAVSCKTNFTVNVEQGMMAHKNVHLLCIEDNIIQNCTAETLQKSPYLIIPPGRTNYLGLCNAIPEFFVFPERNDRFIFCDGQGHYFIVLCPLDSIFDSNVLRCIPGRLLLTPITTTSMPLTSTLTPVPTTAVPTGVVVPTGTPKNPCTPQNLALGLYFFEYPGNNQLFIECYNLPYVAVVKSCDVHHYWDQRTLTCLYRQVVVDPTKGVYSGGSNPCNTIPKLFYYPLAEKTKYIHCDDFGDAFEKTCPNNFIWSQPILQCIPRGVIFSAPPPVVGK; translated from the exons atgttaaaattagGTGTTTTGACTTTTTTCGTGGTGTGTTTCGTAAATGGACAATTAACCGACAAAACTAGAACTCCAAACGCATCAGGATCGGATGTTGTAGAGGCTGTTGTGAACTTGATTAGAGAGGCATGTATCTTCCCAAATGATAAATTGTACCTCAGAAGACTGGCTTATGTAGAGAGCATGGATGGTTTGGAAGCAAATACATACAGACCAAATTACTATGGAGGAATTTGGCAG ATAGACCAGGACATGTTCCAACAAATTGCAACAGCTAAAGTTCTAGATGATGCTAAGAAAATGATTAAACAGAGCATAGGTATCGATTGGTCAAAAGTACAGTGGGTAGATCTGGCAAAACCATTATACTCAGGACTCGCCGCCGCTTTGTTTACTCTGCTCAAAGCAGGAAACAATGGAATCCCACGTGGTATCGAATACCAGGCCAATTTTTGGGTAAACACTTCCAGACCAGGACAACTTGCAAATGTGTTTTTCACAAAATCCAACAAATTAGAAACAG GATGTAAAAGAACAAATGCCTTAGATTTGGTATTTGCCCTAGACAGTTCCACAAGTTTAGCTCCTCAAGATTTCGATGTAGCAAAGCAGTTTGTCAAATCTATTGTTGACTCATTTGAGATCAGTAGCGACAAAACACAGGTCGGCGTTATCCGATTCAGCACAACAGTTGATGGAGGGTTTAATTTGAACCAACACACTTCTGCCGATGGATTAAAGAAGGCTATTGATGGAGTACAGTACAAATCTGGTGGTACACACACTGCTGAAGCAATAGAGTACGCCATCAAcaatttatttacaaccactaaTGGCGCCCGTTTAGGGTCATCAAAG ATCTTGATTCTTGTAACTGATGGGCGTTCTGAAAATGGAGTTGAGACTTTAAGACAAGCCGCAGCTGCCAAAGCCAAAGGAATTTCAATATTTGCCATTGGAGTCACTGCACAGGTCGTCGAG AGAGAATTGAATGCAGTTGCTAGTCAACCTACATGCACACATGTCCAAATTCTGAATTCATTTGCCGACTTAGATTCTTTGAAAGCAGAAATAGAACAGGTGTCATGCAAAG ccCCAGCAGTATTGACGCCAAACAAATACGTTTATGGATGTAATAGTGATGTTGCTGttcaaattttaccaaatgTAAAAGCCGGTACAACTGTCACA GTTATGGTTGATGAAGGACAGGTTAATGTATATGGATCCCTTGCAACTTCTAATCCTAACGCCATCATCAATGATTTCAATTCCCTAGCAACACTCAGTGCATCTACCTCCTTCTTTATAAAGGGAGATAAAACAGTTTCCCTGGCATTTGTCAGCAACAAAGCAGTTTCTTGCAAGACAAATTTCACAGTTAATGTTGAGCAAGGAATGATGGCCCACAAAA atgtgCACTTACTATGCATAGAAGATAACATCATTCAGAACTGTACAGCAGAAACATTACAGAAAAGTCCCTACCTTATTATTCCACCAG GAAGGACCAATTACCTTGGTTTATGCAATGCCATCCCAGAGTTCTTTGTCTTCCCAGAAAGAAATGATAGATTTATATTCTGTGATGGTCAAGGTCACTACTTTATTGTTCTTTGTCCTCTGGATTCTATCTTTGACTCCAATGTTCTACGTTGTATTCCCGGAAGACTGCTGTTGACTCCAATAACAACCACTTCCATGCCACTGACGTCCACTCTTACCCCTGTACCAACCACCGCAGTTCCAACAG GTGTTGTAGTGCCAACTGGTACCCCAAAGAACCCATGCACACCACAGAATCTTGCACTCGGTCTATACTTTTTCGAATACCCAGGAAACAACCAGCTGTTCATTGAATGTTACAATCTCCCATATGTAGCCGTGGTTAAGAGTTGTGATGTCCACCATTATTGGGACCAGAGAACCTTGACCTGTCTCTACAGACAAGTTGTCGTGGATCCTACAAAGGGCGTTTACAGTGGTGGCAGTAACCCATGCAATACTATTCCAAAGCTATTCTATTATCCATTagcagaaaaaacaaaatacattcaTTGCGATGATTTCGGAGATGCATTCGAGAAGACCTGCCCAAACAACTTTATCTGGAGTCAACCAATCTTACAATGTATTCCAAGAGGCGTGATATTCAGTGCCCCACCCCCAGTTGTTGGAAAGTAA